The following nucleotide sequence is from Vanrija pseudolonga chromosome 4, complete sequence.
GGCGCCAGAGGAGGAAGCTGCGGCGGGAGAAGAGACATCCGCGCCGGATGATGTGTTGGCGGCCGACGACCCAACCGCTTGAGGGACAGTGTCGGCCGTGTTAGTTGGCGGTGCGCCCGAAGATGTTGCCATTTCCTCGTCCTACGTgacgaggggggggggggtgagtGTTGGAgagagggggtgggggaggggaagaggaagagggggagaggggagtGGGTGGTGTGTAAAAGTCGGACCGTGCGGTTGACCTTGACTGCAAAGGCGGTGGTGGATGTCGATGGGAGGAAGGGTAGGCCCGTTGGCTGCTGGGGTGgctggtgggtgtgtggtgtCTTGGGAGGGCAAGGTCTCGTTTGCCTCTTTGGGGTATAGGGAGAGTGTTgtcgctgctgttgctgctgctgctgctgctgttgtgaTTGATAGTTATTGTTGTTGCTTTGTTGTGGATGATGATTGTTATGCGCTGATGGCAACAAGGTTGTTGGTGGTAAAAGGGGGAGCAGTGCGTCGTTGGTTGGTTGCTTGGGCtactgctggctggctgttggctgttgttggtggtggtggtttggGATGGGCGGGGAAGGGGGGTGCAGGCGAGGCAAGGCGAGACGAGGGGGGGGAATGACGGTGGCCGGTTGGTGCGgccgggcgtgggcggggggtcaagccagccaggcttaggtggggggggggagaaggggcagcagcgtgcAGCATGGTTTGGACgtgcctgccgccgccgttgatGGATGGCCCAGGCGGCTGGTACGGCAAAGATGCTTCCGAGCACCAGCCAGACGCGACAACGgcccccccccacccaccccacaccgGCGTCCTCCCCGCCTCGCTCAAAGCAGCAGTGGCACGTCGCTCGACGCATGGGATGCAGAGACGCAGTACcctctgtcgtcgtcgctgcccccgtcgccgccgccgccgccgccatcgccccAATTctcccctcgctccctcTTTCCACTCCTGGCTCATCGCTCCTGgctggcgcgacgacgccgacgcgacagcccagcccagggcccgcgccacgacgcccacgcgctgctgctccttgaATCTCTTGTTGTCTGCCTCGTCTCGTACGCGCCATTCCTGCTCGCAAGCGCGTTTGCGTtgcgtgccgccgctgctgctgccgtcgcgcgcgcgagcgcgtgggTCCTTGCTTGCTCGGAATCCTTGGGCGCGCGTCCAGACTGCCGCTGGCCTTGCCTCAACTAAACTCCCCTGCGCGCTTGCTTTCCCTTAACCCAAAGAAGGCATTCCACACGGGGTCCCAATATCCTCTTATGGTAATACCCCCCCGTTACGCGAAGCCTTTAGCTTTTTTAGGTTGTTGAACCTGATTGACCAGACTTGACCGTCACCACGTTTCTGGGTCTAAACGTAAAAAACAAAAGCTAATGGCAACGTCGATCTGCCCAGACGATACATTGCTAAATGCCAATTGAAAAATGCATAGAGATTACAGGAATGAAACATATGGATGCAGCAACAAGACGCAAGAGCCTCCCCGACTAGAACTTTGACTTCTTCTGCTTCTCGACGGCAGCACGAAGACGCATCTGCTTGTCGCGCAGCgaggccttcttcttctgcaCAACCTTGTTGGAGCTGCAAAAGTGTTAGTGGTGAATGACAACAGCGAATGGCCTGCTCTACCCACTGAATGGCCATCATCAATGGCTTGttcctcgccttctcgcGGTTGGTAGACGAGCTTGGGGCGTCCTTCATCTTCTTGCCCTTCAGCGAGCCGAACTtctcgcggccctcgcggcccttGCGGATGCTCTCCATGCGCTCCTCGTAGTCCTGCTTGGTCCTCTTGCGAGCGCCAAGAATCTCGCTCTCGGTAAGGAAGCGGttctgctcgtcctcgccaacgcTGCGCTTGGACGCCTCGAGAGCAGCAAGCTTGCGCTTGGCCGCAGAGCCACCACCCTGCTCGACTGCGTTCTGAGcagccttgagcttgagctcgttGAGTAGGGCAAAGTCGGCAGGAGTGAGGATCTTCTGCTGTGCCAGAAGCGAAATCTTCCGCACCTCGGTGGCAgtcgaggtggcggtggaaACAACAGATTTggcgtcatcgtcctcgtcctcgtcggcatcggcctTCTTGGAAAGgcgcgccttcttggccttgggcttgtcgtcctcatcctccgaGTCGCTGATCTCAAagtcctcgccgtcggacGAAACGTCGTTCCACTCGTCCGAGTCAGAGTCGTCCTCCGACTCGACATCCCAGTTGTCCCAGCCAgcctcatcgtcctcgtcgagctcgagctcctcgtcgtcgctgacaCCGCCGTTGGCCTCCTTGCGCATGCTCTTGAAGTGCTCCTCcaggagctcaaggccgtcgaTGCCGTCGGCAACCTCCTTGGTGCGGCCAAACTCAGGCACCTGGCCATCGATGAGGCCCATGCTGGCCGTCTTGCCCTGTGAAGAATGTCAGTTGGTTCTTACACGCAGACCTGTCGTCAACTCACCCTGTCGCGACGCTTGAGCATTCCAGGGTTGACTTCACGGAAGAGAGACAGCAGACCACCAGCGGCAGTGGCAAcgcccttgtccttggaCTTCTTGTACTCGATCAGGTCGCTAAGCAGGTCCTCCTCCATACACCAGGgctgacgacgacacacTTCGCGGATCGAGTTGATACCCGCAGcgatgacctcggcgccgacaccgggGTGGACAAACTCCTGAGCGAGCTTGCGAATAACCGGAGTGAGGACGTCGGGAGGCGTGAGCTCGTGCACCGACTGAGCGAGGGCGACCAGGATGAGCGTAACCTGGAGTTGGTGGTACGTGAGGTACTTGATGACGTAGCTGTAGAAGCCGAGAACGCAGAGCTTGTGGGCGCCCATGACACGCGAGAGGAGCTGCATGATGAGAACCTTGTGCTCGAGCGTGTACTGCTTGTCTGGTAAAGTCAGCTGAGTCGTCGCACTGCCTAGCTCACCATAGCGGCTCAAGTTGTCGTAGAGCTTCTCGCCAAACGTCTGGGGGTCGTTCAACAACTCCAAGGCCGGGAAGTTGACCGAGATGGCGGCCGCCTTCTCTTTCCTCTTCTTGCTGAGGCCGCTCTTCAGCTTCTCCagctgacgctgctgctTCCTGCCGTGCTTGCCAACTCCCATCTTGTGCTCCATGCCCTTGACGTTGCGCCGGCTGGTAACAaccgcgtcctcctcgtcactcGAGTCGTCCTCGCGATCAGCATCGGTGTCCGATCCCAGGAAGAAGTGAATAGCCGCCGACTGGACCTTGGTGTTGGGGTGGAACACAGCCAGGGCCGCAATGGAGACGGTCTTGGCGTCGGTCCTGCCGTCGTTAGTGCCCGTCACACCACTCCCACTCACCAGACACCCTTGCGCCAGAGCTCGCGAACCATCATGACGGCCCACATGGCCTCACCACCctgctccttgcccttgcccttgcccttgtttccaacgacctcggcgcccatgCCGCTCTCGATCATGCCGAACAGCAGGCCCTGCACGATGCGGTTAAGGCGGTGGTTCTTGGTGCGCTGGTTGGACGTCTTGATGTCAGTCAGGATGGTGCTCCTGATCGTCGAACGGAGGTCCTTGGACAcctgggggaggagggggaggagagtCTGGAGAAGCCTGGAGGTCAGCTGTGCTTTGGAATATGCAACTCACTCGACAGAGTCGATAACGTCCTTGTTGCGGAGCATGACAAGGTTACGGACGGCCGTCTCGCGGAGGTCACCAGTCAAGGCCATGACACCCTcagtgccgaggaggagagctCGGAGCTGCTGCGGGAGCTCCTTGGTGATGGTCGGGTAGCAAGTCGCGCACTGGCTCACGAACGTGATGAGCTCGCCGAAGAGCTCGGTCGACTTCTcgttcgaggtcgacgacgatccggcggcgggagcgacAGTCTGGAGGCGAAGCAGGGAGACATAGTGGTTGTACTGGACCATGAACTCCTCCTTGTACGCGACGGGGTCACGCTGTGAGATGTGAGCGGCGAGTCTCGTGCAGTGtcgctgcagcagcaccaccaacCTTGATGAGGTTCTGCAGCTGGGGCAGGTTGTTGGTGAGGAGGATACCCCTCGAAACTCGGGACTTGACCATCTTGgcgttgttgctgctgaTGGTGTTGCTATGCAAGGATAGCTTGGAGGTGTCAAACGAGCAGTACACCAAATGATCACCACCAACAACTTCCTGGACATGGCCGCTGCCTGGTCTGCCGACTTTTTATTTGTTTTCCGTTTTTCTTCATTTTATCCCAGATTTGCCACCAGACATTACTTTGACCTCCACCTGTGACGTCCATCAAAACAGTCgcgcctggcgcgcggcgccgcggtgcAGGTGATGGTGGCTGCAGCGCAAGGAAGACAACTCGAGGCAAACTCTGGGCCCGTCTTGCCTCACCCACTGCCGCctcccaccccccctccccctccccaccccccccctCTGTCTATAAAACTGCCCTTCATCGCTCTCCCTTCTTTTCATCATTCCTCTCATCCTCCCTCTGTCACTCTCCTTCCTCATCCACTGCGTTCCCTACATAGTCATTGCCCCTCCATTGATTAAGTCACTCGCTACCTCAAAACTACACACCACCGCGTTCTCTGACCACCACTCCAACCACCGACAGACGACTCCTCACCACTCTGTGCGGACTCTAAGCCTCTGTACATCATCACTCGTCCAATCTTCCTCGCTGGTTGACTTCTGGgatgtcctcctcgacttCGCAAGTCGACATCACAGTCGTCGCTACTCCGTCGACTGCATCTGCCGACCAATCGTTGAGCAATCAGGCAGACAATAAGTGAGTCATTTACCGTCGTCTTCCCTCCCATTAATGACCCTTCCCTGACATGTCAACAGATCCACCACCACGTCTCCTGCTATTGAAGACAGCACCCCGGCCGACACTTCCCTTCCCCTCATCGAGTGCTCTCCCGGTGAGCATCCCCCTTCATCAATGTCATCCTCCACTCCTTATTCAGTTAAATCCACTTCGTCGATGaagattgtcgacgaccCATTCCACACGCCTGGAAACACCGAGTCCTCGGGTGACGTCTCCTTCACTACCCCTTCCACCGGCCCCGACTCTACGTCGTCCACCTCTCTGGAGATCTTCCTCGGGCCCCAGCCCCTTTCATACAtccaccatcgccgccgcctgctcgccgctgagATGGAGTCTTCCCCCAGCCGCCAGAAGCCCGGTGACCTTGGCTCTCTCCCACTTACCGGCCACTCAAAGGTTCCCGCCGCCGTTACCCACgccgaggacagcgaggatACCCTGCGCCCTCTCTCGACCCATCCCACTGCCCAGACGACCGAGGACACTAGTCATCTCTCCCAATGGCGTCAAGAGcagctcaagaaggccaagcccaTTCGTCCGGTGGCTGGAGCCCGCGAGCGCCCTATCCCGCTCCTTCATGGCCCTCTTTCACTTCCTTATGCAAGGAACCCGAGGTGAGTCACTGATTGATGCGCTCCATCACTGACTTctcagcggcgtcgatgcAACCGTGTCCGACCAAAACACCTACATGGCCAACATCTTCGGTGTCCGCGCAGTCGAGTCCACGGACGACAAGCCGGAGAAGAAAGTGTCGAAGCAACCTCGTGAATCCAACACTCAGGGCTCGCGTAACGTGTCATCGTCCAGCTACTATTCTGTCTCATCTGGCGTGATGAGCGACAGCAGTGCCGCAACGGGAAGCTCGAGGCGCCCTCTCATTATCCGCGACTACCACCAAATCATTGGTATCAAGAAGGAAGGCGCCCCCCGCTTGGTGGCGCCAGTCAGTGGCGGCGAATTTCCGTCGTCCTTTCAGCATGAAGTGAGTGACCTCCGTCATCTTCTTAAGACCCTCTGAGCTCACACCGTCCACTAGGCCCACCACCAGGTGATGCAGCACGTCGATCTCCGCtcccacctcggcgtcggctacCCCTATGCCCATGACTACATCCAGCAGACTGCCCCGGTTATGCCTTCCCCCGACTACGCCATCcactcggcgagcggggccATGTGGCCCCTTCCTACAGAGGGTCTGGGCGTTCCTGGCTTCCCCTACTCTCCTCTCCAGCTGGTTGACCCGAACACCAAGACTGTGTACAGCTTTCAGATTCCAGGCAACATTGCCACTGAGGCCAAGACTGCTTACCACCACCCGCAACTCTTCCCGAGCAAGGCCGAAACGAGCATCAACTGGCGCAACAAGGTTCCGAACAATACGCCCGTCAAGTACCCTGTCAGCCCCGTGCAGTCCAAGCCTACCAAGCCGTCTGCCACGGCCTCGCCCATGCCTTCGGGTGGCAACCTGGCCGAGGTTCTCACCG
It contains:
- the sda1 gene encoding Protein sda1, which encodes MVKSRVSRGILLTNNLPQLQNLIKRDPVAYKEEFMVQYNHYVSLLRLQTVAPAAGSSSTSNEKSTELFGELITFVSQCATCYPTITKELPQQLRALLLGTEGVMALTGDLRETAVRNLVMLRNKDVIDSVELLQTLLPLLPQVSKDLRSTIRSTILTDIKTSNQRTKNHRLNRIVQGLLFGMIESGMGAEVVGNKGKGKGKEQGGEAMWAVMMVRELWRKGVWTDAKTVSIAALAVFHPNTKVQSAAIHFFLGSDTDADREDDSSDEEDAVVTSRRNVKGMEHKMGVGKHGRKQQRQLEKLKSGLSKKRKEKAAAISVNFPALELLNDPQTFGEKLYDNLSRYDKQYTLEHKVLIMQLLSRVMGAHKLCVLGFYSYVIKYLTYHQLQVTLILVALAQSVHELTPPDVLTPVIRKLAQEFVHPGVGAEVIAAGINSIREVCRRQPWCMEEDLLSDLIEYKKSKDKGVATAAGGLLSLFREVNPGMLKRRDRGKTASMGLIDGQVPEFGRTKEVADGIDGLELLEEHFKSMRKEANGGVSDDEELELDEDDEAGWDNWDVESEDDSDSDEWNDVSSDGEDFEISDSEDEDDKPKAKKARLSKKADADEDEDDDAKSVVSTATSTATEVRKISLLAQQKILTPADFALLNELKLKAAQNAVEQGGGSAAKRKLAALEASKRSVGEDEQNRFLTESEILGARKRTKQDYEERMESIRKGREGREKFGSLKGKKMKDAPSSSTNREKARNKPLMMAIHSNKVVQKKKASLRDKQMRLRAAVEKQKKSKF